Proteins encoded by one window of Vespula pensylvanica isolate Volc-1 chromosome 6, ASM1446617v1, whole genome shotgun sequence:
- the LOC122629786 gene encoding probable glutamate receptor produces MVFKWTRELSRQDFMTSNMYFSELQESLYYVRQTRPHYIAVLSSYKAINEFSLATNNFDMSFATWLVIFAYKGHGSDYCYNPPGNIFHLKFNTNMLVRCGRENILREWYSIDSNRTEINDFATWSSEKGIIKMVPDSLYDRRYNLQGLTMKAVIVQDSPFININKEGEIDGVFGRILRELCVTLNFTFNIVSEVEEYGSWNPKEKTWSGAVGELYAGRADISISDFSITSARFNAVDFTFPLLISRNCLYIQEPHIFAIQWSSYFLAFSHSVWIAMFGISIFVMISLIFFKIKNRTDRNIGYLLSDNILEIWGILCQQGLPDFPERLSLRIPYISIFFMASVLLAAYSAAFISFLTTGIHTLPFRSLETFVEDGTYQLAVFRGTADYEVFTNSKNPLAKEMIKMMIKEEELPLTLLEGFQKICENRKLASYTYCRMKKSLSPEIPCKVIAINAGPADSLSMILSKHNPFTGVINFHLQKFVNNGVMQRLKDRDFQKKFNDITNYHGPVPITSVISLIFFIQIGITLSIFILIIEKCIFARKNKKRLIIDRIPSIESLEFDMKRKKNVKNIVNYHATPKCQHLKY; encoded by the exons ATGGTATTCAAATGGACTCGTGAACTCTCTCGTCAAGATTTTATGACATCGAATATGTATTTTTCAGAATTGCAAGAATCATTGTATTACGTAAGGCAAACTCGACCTCATTATATCGCTGTGTTATCTAGTTATAAAGCGATCAATGAGTTCTCCTTAGCTACTAATAACTTTGACATGTCTTTCGCCACTTGGCTAGTGATATTCGCTTACAAGGGACATGGCTCcgattattgttataatccaccaggtaatatatttcatttgaaattcaacACGAACATGTTGGTCCGTTGCGGtagggaaaatattttacgagagtggtattcgatcgattcgaatcgaaCTGAGATCAATGATTTTGCAACTTGGAGCTCAGAGAAAGGAATCATTAAAATGGTTCCTGATTCTCTTTACGACAGAAGATATAATTTACAGGGTTTGACCATGAAGGCTGTTATAGTTCag GATTCACCGTTCATAAACATAAACAAGGAGGGTGAAATAGACGGGGTATTCGGTAGAATATTAAGAGAACTTTGTGTAACTCTCAATTTTACTTTCAACATTGTCTCGGAAGTAGAAGAATATGGTAGTTGgaatccaaaagaaaaaacttggtCCGGAGCAGTGGGAGAATTATATGCTGGACGTGCTGACATTTCTATTTCAGATTTTTCTATAACAAGCGCAAGATTTAACGCCGTCGACTTCACGTTTCCACTTTTGATATCAAGAAACTGTTTGTATATTCAAGAACCACATATATTTGCGATTCAATGGTCATCTTATTTTCTA gcaTTCTCTCATTCGGTTTGGATAGCTATGTTTGgaatatcaatttttgtaatgatctcattaatttttttcaaaataaaaaatagaaccGATCGTAACATAGGATATTTATTGTccgataatattttagaaatttggGGTATACTTTGTCAACAGGGATTGCCAG ATTTTCCTGAGAGATTATCGTTGAGAATaccatatatatctatattttttatggcATCGGTTTTATTGGCCGCATATTCTGCAGCCTTCATAAGCTTTTTAACCACAGGTATTCATACTTTACCCTTTCGTTCATTAGAGACTTTTGTTGAAGACGGTACTTATCAATTAGCTGTCTTTCGTGGTACGGCTGATTATGAAGTATTTACA AATTCGAAAAATCCGCTTGCAAAGGAAATGATAAAGATGAtgataaaagaggaagaattaCCACTAACTTTACTGGAAGGATTTCAGAAA atttGTGAAAATCGAAAATTAGCGAGTTACACGTACTgccgaatgaaaaaaagtctAAGTCCTGAAATACCATGTAAAGTGATTGCCATTAATGCAGGACCTGCAGACAGTCTATCTATGATTTTATCTAAGCACAATCCATTCACTGGAGTTATCAATTTTCA CTTACAAAAATTTGTCAACAATGGAGTGATGCAGCGTTTGAAAGATAGGgactttcaaaagaaatttaatgatataacgAATTATCATGGACCAGTTCCCATAACAAGCGTaatatctcttattttctttattcaaatTGGTATCACTTTGAGTATTTTTATTCTGATTATAGAAAAGTGTATTTTTGctcgtaaaaataagaaaaggctAATTATAGATCGTATCCCGTCTATCGAATCATTAGAATTTGatatgaaaaggaagaaaaatgtgaaaaatattgtaaactATCACGCGACTCCCAAATGtcaacatttaaaatattaa
- the LOC122630149 gene encoding glutamate receptor 1-like, with protein sequence MVFKWTRALSREGFTTSNFYFSELDESSYYIDRILRPHYIAVISNSNEINEFSLAIKNFNMSYAKWLVIFIYEERDSDYCHNPSGNIFHLKYNSEILVRCGTENILREWYSIDSNRTEVDDVATWSLEKGIINIAPSALYERRYNLRRLVMRTVIVRNSPFVKINKNGELDGMFGKILIELCETLNFTFDIVSEVEEYGTWNPKKKTWSGAVGELYAGRADISLSDFSMTSARLNVVDFTLPLLISKTYLYIKKPQTFSNYIWIAIFGILILAPILLVFLKIKDGRDRNIGRLLSDNFLEIWGIFCQQGLADFPKRSSLKIAYFSVFLLAAVLSAAYSAALISFLTSAVIILPFRSLEGFVADGTYQFVVIRGSADYDLFVNSADPLAKKLMKFMLKEEELPLTAIEGFRKVCKNEKLAIYASNEVEKSLNFKIPCNVISIETGRIDSLAIILSKHNPFTDVINFHLQKFINNGMMNRLKDMPFKMKSDNIIKHQPVLITSVMSLIFFILIGIVLSTCILILEKSFFAYKNKKGSMVGRMPLKKSPEFYVLN encoded by the exons ATGGTGTTCAAATGGACGCGTGCCCTTTCTCGCGAAGGGTTTACCACttcgaatttctatttttcagaATTGGACGAATCATCATATTATATAGACAGAATCTTACGACCGCATTACATCGCAGTTATATCTAATTCCAACGAGATAAATGAGTTCTCTTTAGCAATCAAGAACTTTAACATGTCATATGCTAAGTGGCTAGTGATATTCATTTACGAGGAACGCGACTCCGATTATTGTCACAATCCATCAGGtaacatatttcatttaaaatacaatTCGGAAATATTGGTCCGTTGCGGtacggaaaatattttacgagagtGGTATTCCATCGATTCGAATCGAACTGAGGTCGACGATGTAGCAACTTGGAGTTTGGAGAaaggaattattaatattgcacCAAGTGCTCTTTACGAGAGAAGATATAATTTACGGCGTTTGGTCATGAGAACCGTTATAGTTAGg AATTCAccattcgtaaaaataaataagaacggCGAATTAGACGGCATGTTcggtaaaatattaatagaactTTGTGAGACACTTAATTTTACTTTCGACATTGTTTCGGAAGTTGAAGAGTACGGAACTTggaatccaaaaaaaaaaacttggtCCGGAGCAGTGGGAGAATTATATGCTGGACGTGCTGACATTTCCCTTTCAGATTTTTCTATGACCAGTGCAAGATTGAATGTCGTTGACTTCACCCTTCCTCTTTTGATTTCCAAAACATATCTTTACATTAAAAAACCACAA acTTTCTCCAATTATATTTGGATTGCTATATTCGGAATATTAATTCTTGCACCGATATTACTAGTTTTtctcaaaataaaagatggaaGGGATCGTAACATAGGGCGTTTATTGTCCGATAATTTTCTCGAGATTTGGGGCATATTTTGTCAACAGGGGCTCGCAG ATTTTCCTAAAAGATCTTCGTTAAAAATCGCATACttctctgtatttcttttgGCTGCAGTCTTATCAGCTGCCTATTCCGCGGCTTTGATAAGCTTTTTAACATCTGCTGTCATCATTTTACCGTTTCGTTCATTAGAGGGCTTCGTTGCGGACGGTACTTATCAATTTGTCGTTATCCGTGGTTCTGCGGATTATGATCTGTTTGTA AATTCGGCAGATCCGCTtgcaaagaaattaatgaaatttatgttaAAAGAGGAGGAATTACCATTAACTGCAATAGAAGGGTTTAGAAAA GTTTGCAAAAATGAGAAACTAGCGATTTATGCGTCCAACGAGGTAGAGAAGTctcttaattttaaaataccGTGCAATGTGATTTCTATTGAAACTGGGCGTATCGATAGTTTagcaattattttatctaagcACAATCCATTCACGGACGTTATCAATTTTCA CTTGcagaaatttatcaataatggAATGATGAATCGTTTGAAGGATATGccatttaaaatgaaatctgATAATATAATCAAGCATCAACCGGTTTTAATAACCAGTGTAATGTCCCTTATTTTCTTCATACTAATTGGTATTGTTTTGAGTACATGTATTTTGATCTTAGAGAAGTCTTTTTTTGCttataagaataagaagggtTCGATGGTAGGACGTATGCCGTTAAAAAAATCGCCagaattttat gttttaaattaa
- the LOC122630150 gene encoding probable glutamate receptor, giving the protein MKMATTVFKWTRALSPEGFTTSNLYFSELCESSYYVERIVRPHYVVVISDYNAINEFSLATSTFDMSFAAWLVIFVYEKEYGFDYCHNPPGNIFHLKFNTQMLVRCGMENVLREWYSIDLNRTEIDDVATWRIEKGIIKIIPHVLHDRRYNLQGLIMRAVIVKNSPFVKVNKDGRLDGMFGRILKELCVTLNFSLKIVSEVEEYGTWNSKEKTWSGAVGELYAGRADISISDFSITSARLNVVDFTLPLLLSKNYIYIQKPQIFAIKWSSYFLAFSNSVWISIFGISVCATMLLVFFKIKYGSESKIGYLLSDSFLDIWGIFCQQGLADFPNRTSFRIAYFSMILLAAVLSAAYSAALISFLASATTVLPFRSLEGFVADGSYKLIVVRGSADYDLFVNSEHTLAKKLTKLMLEHEKLPLTVLEGFKRICKNPKLAIYAPDEVERSEFVKIPCNLIYVETGKVDSLAMILSKNNPFTDVINFHLQKFINNGMMDRLTDRTFKEESNDEINHQPVRITSIISLIFFILIGIVLSTCILIIEKCFFVHKSKKKTMLDLISLKTSSVYCIKRNKNVKNIAKYYTNRKCVDVKY; this is encoded by the exons ATGAAGATGGCAACGACGGTGTTCAAATGGACGCGTGCCCTTTCTCCGGAAGGTTTTACGACTTCGAACTTGTATTTTTCAGAATTGTGCGAATCGTCGTATTACGTAGAGCGAATTGTACGACCGCATTACGTCGTAGTTATATCTGATTACAACGCGATTAATGAGTTTTCTTTAGCAACTAGTACATTCGACATGTCCTTTGCTGCTTGGCTAGTGATATTCGTTTACGAGAAGGAATATGGCTTCGATTATTGTCACAATCCACCAGGtaacatatttcatttgaaattcaacACGCAAATGTTGGTCCGTTGCGGTATGGAAAATGTTTTACGAGAATGGTATTCCATCGATTTGAATCGAACTGAGATCGATGATGTAGCAACATGgagaatagagaaagggatcattaaaataattcctcATGTTCTTCATGATAGAAGATATAATTTACAGGGCTTGATCATGAGAGCCGTTATAGTtaag AATTCACCGTTCGTAAAAGTAAACAAGGATGGCAGATTAGACGGCATGTTTGGTAGAATATTAAAGGAACTTTGTGTGACTCTTAATTTTAGTTTGAAAATTGTTTCGGAAGTAGAAGAATACGGAACTTggaattcaaaagaaaaaacttggtCCGGAGCAGTGGGAGAATTATATGCTGGACGCGCTGACATTTCTATTTCAGATTTTTCTATTACCAGTGCGAGATTGAATGTAGTTGATttcactctccctcttttgctttccaaaaattatatttacattcaGAAACCGCAGATATTTGCGATTAAATGGTCATCTTATTTTCTA GCTTTCTCCAATTCGGTTTGGATTTCTATATTTGGAATATCAGTGTGTGCAACGATGTTATTagtttttttcaaaataaaatacggaTCGGAAAGTAAGATAGGATATTTATTGTCGGATAGTTTTCTCGATATTTGGGGTATATTTTGTCAACAGGGACTTGCAG ATTTTCCTAATAGAACTTCGTTCAGAATAGCATATTTCTCTATGATTCTTTTGGCTGCCGTATTATCGGCCGCCTATTCTGCGGCATTGATAAGCTTTCTAGCATCTGCTACGACCGTATTACCTTTTCGTTCGTTAGAGGGCTTCGTTGCAGACGGTAGTTATAAACTTATCGTCGTCCGTGGTTCTGCGGATTATGATTTGTTTGTA AATTCAGAACATACGCTTGCAAAGAAATTGACGAAGTTGATGCTAGAACATGAAAAATTGCCATTAACTGTTCTGGAAGGATTTAAGAGA ATTTGTAAAAATCCAAAACTAGCAATTTACGCTCCCGACGAAGTAGAAAGAAgtgaatttgttaaaatacCATGTAACCTGATTTATGTTGAAACGGGAAAAGTAGACAGTTTAGCCATGATTTTATCTAAAAACAATCCATTCACAGACGTTATCAATTTTCA CTTGCAAAAATTTATCAACAATGGTATGATGGATCGTTTAACAGACAGGACGTTTAAAGAGGAATCtaacgatgaaataaatcatCAACCTGTTCGCATAACCAGTATAATAtcccttatattttttatattaattggtATTGTCTTGAGTACTTGCATTTTGATCATAGAGAAGTGTTTTTTCGTTcataaaagtaagaagaagacgatGCTAGATCTTATTTCGTTGAAAACATCATCGGTgtattgtataaaaagaaataaaaatgtaaaaaatattgcaaagtATTATACGAATCGAAAATGTGTAGacgtaaaatattaa